The following proteins come from a genomic window of Mariniflexile sp. TRM1-10:
- a CDS encoding isoaspartyl peptidase/L-asparaginase family protein has translation MKKYTLIFFSSLLLFSCKKQDKLIDSEIKEEHIKDLQLTTENKTVQFSIVIHGGAGYIKKENISSEKEKEYRDKLEEAIKVGYNILKNGGTSLDAVEKTINVLEDSPLFNAGKGAVFTYEGTNEHDASIMDGKTLNAGASAGTKTIKNPISLARAVMEKSPHVMLSGSGAEIFAEEHGLEIVEPSYFYTAPQMKSLERAKNAEKNKMSLFYDSKIKDSKFGTVGCVALDKNGNLAAGTSTGGMTNKRWGRIGDSPIIGAGTYANNNTCGVSSTGWGEYFIRGMVAYDISALMAYKGISLAEAANEVIQKKLPEIGDGAGEGGIIAIDKNGHVVMEFNTPGMFRATMNDKGELYIGMYND, from the coding sequence ATGAAAAAATATACTCTAATTTTTTTTAGCTCACTTCTACTTTTTAGTTGTAAAAAACAAGACAAACTGATTGATTCCGAAATTAAAGAAGAACATATTAAAGATTTACAATTAACGACTGAAAACAAAACTGTTCAATTCTCAATTGTTATTCATGGTGGCGCGGGCTATATAAAAAAAGAAAATATTTCATCCGAAAAAGAAAAGGAATACCGAGATAAACTTGAAGAAGCTATTAAAGTTGGTTATAACATTTTAAAAAATGGTGGTACTAGTTTGGATGCTGTAGAAAAAACCATTAATGTTCTAGAGGATTCTCCCTTATTTAATGCGGGTAAAGGCGCTGTTTTTACGTACGAAGGCACGAATGAACATGACGCTTCTATTATGGATGGAAAAACCTTAAATGCCGGTGCTTCGGCAGGTACAAAAACAATAAAAAATCCTATTAGTTTAGCCCGTGCTGTTATGGAAAAATCGCCACACGTGATGCTCTCTGGGAGTGGTGCCGAAATATTTGCTGAAGAACATGGCTTAGAAATTGTAGAGCCTAGTTACTTTTACACAGCCCCCCAAATGAAATCTTTAGAACGTGCAAAAAATGCTGAAAAAAACAAAATGTCATTGTTTTATGATTCGAAAATTAAAGACTCAAAATTTGGAACTGTTGGTTGTGTGGCATTAGACAAAAATGGCAACTTAGCAGCAGGGACTTCAACAGGCGGTATGACAAACAAACGTTGGGGACGCATAGGTGATTCGCCTATTATTGGTGCGGGTACTTATGCAAATAATAACACGTGCGGAGTTTCAAGCACAGGTTGGGGTGAATATTTTATTCGCGGTATGGTTGCATATGATATTTCGGCTTTAATGGCATATAAAGGCATATCGCTTGCAGAAGCTGCCAATGAAGTGATTCAAAAAAAGTTACCGGAAATTGGAGATGGTGCTGGTGAAGGGGGTATTATTGCGATTGATAAAAATGGACATGTAGTAATGGAATTTAATACGCCCGGGATGTTTAGAGCAACTATGAATGATAAAGGTGAACTCTATATCGGGATGTACAACGATTAA
- a CDS encoding antibiotic biosynthesis monooxygenase family protein, with the protein MKTNFKPYYAVIFTSTQKENIEGYSDMAEKMEALAKQQSGFLGIDSARNQIGITVSYWESLESIKNWKQQTDHLQAQLKGRQDWYSWYNVRICKVEHEYEFNG; encoded by the coding sequence ATGAAAACCAACTTCAAACCCTATTACGCCGTAATTTTCACTTCAACCCAGAAAGAAAACATTGAAGGTTACAGTGACATGGCAGAAAAAATGGAAGCGCTCGCCAAACAGCAATCTGGCTTTTTAGGAATAGATAGCGCAAGAAACCAAATAGGTATAACCGTAAGTTATTGGGAAAGTTTAGAATCCATAAAAAACTGGAAGCAACAAACCGACCATTTACAAGCACAATTAAAAGGTAGGCAAGATTGGTATAGTTGGTACAACGTGAGAATTTGCAAAGTAGAACATGAGTATGAGTTTAATGGATAA
- a CDS encoding endonuclease domain-containing protein, with protein MHNHKHLEERRKELRKSLTPAEASLWKSLQRKQLKNRKFRRQHSINNFIVDFYCASEKLIVELDGAVHLDFAQQNYDYERTQILENLGFRIIRFENKLIFENLPEVLENIASHFKD; from the coding sequence ATGCACAACCACAAACACCTAGAAGAACGGAGAAAAGAATTAAGAAAAAGCTTAACTCCCGCAGAAGCTTCGCTGTGGAAGTCTCTACAAAGAAAACAGCTTAAAAATAGAAAATTTAGAAGGCAACATAGCATTAATAATTTCATAGTAGATTTTTATTGTGCTTCAGAAAAACTGATAGTAGAATTAGATGGAGCTGTTCATTTAGATTTTGCACAACAAAATTATGATTATGAACGAACTCAAATTTTAGAAAACTTAGGTTTTAGAATCATTCGATTTGAAAACAAATTAATTTTTGAAAACCTGCCTGAAGTTTTAGAAAATATAGCAAGTCATTTTAAAGATTAA
- a CDS encoding alpha-2-macroglobulin family protein, which translates to MSSKKLLAIVILIAITISCKKKEVETDNLFKFREYISYTSSGLVSVADPIQINLAKDVEGWEMGKEITSDIITISPHVQGKLTTANKHTLLFTPDEHLEPSTEYSVTVKLNDIYKNIPKDFSSYTFQFKTITPNFNIVTNNLQSYSKNWQYLEAGLRSADVISIKDAKKIVEAFQEDKKLSIVFNEAHEYAKVFEFKIDSIHRKINDSEVLVKWHGKAIKADNKGENNVFIPGINNFTIINMDVIQAPEQHLSINFSDPLKKQQNFDGLITLQTVKNPKYVVDGNVLKVYPESKLTGNIRVDVFQGISNTDGYKLKKPFSEIIAFEELKPQVRLISNGTILPNSQELKFNFEAVNLKAVDVRIIKIFQNNVLQFLQDSELNGRDSYAIRQVGRRIAKQTIQLQTAAGNTGKWKAYSIDLSKFFNADAGAIYRVELSFNKSYSLYNCDANTTTSNTEGDEYETYYEDEYYEGNQTESTPEEEELREEAYWDNLTYHYKNYNYNWREENNPCHDAYYNGSKIVSQNLLASNLGVIAKQGSNNSYYFAVTNILTTDPEANATVKLYNFQQQEIASALTDNDGLTLIDLNKNAAFAIVSKGKNTTYIKLADGNSLSLSKFDVSGNKLQRGLKGYIYGERGVWRPGDTLHLTFMLNDFTNPLPKGHPVKMEITDPNGKLVYKNVTSNNLNNFYKFTVITSSEDKTGNYNAKVSVGGASFYKGLKIETVKPNRLKIKVDFENDILTSKEPLKGTLDVKWLHGAPGKNLKAEIKAKFSSSHTAFKNYKEYVFNDPTRQFNTEESTIFEGSVDAEGLAKIDKKLEIGKNAPGMLNVQFLVRAFENGGDFSMDAFTKQYAPYESFVGLRAPKGNAYGSFFTDENQTFDVVVVDANGKPIKRNNLEAKVYKVEWRWWWNSSYDNLSSYVSSSYHKPFLNSKINTDANGKAQLNIKIPDNQRGRYLIRVVDPISGHATGQTAYFYKNWYAPAGDKEAAKMLVFSADKEHYNVGETAKIKFKSGSEGRALVSVENGTEVLNYKWAKTKQSETTVEIPITSEMAPNVFINISLLQPHAITTNDLPIRLYGIIPIMVEDPSTKLEPQLKMPHVLQPEQEFQVSVSEKNKKAMTYTLAVVEEGLLDLTRFKTPNAWDEFYTREALGVKTWDIFDDVIGAYSGSIDQVFAIGGDGSAAAGKNKKANRFKPVVTYLGPFSLKAGESKTHKIKLPNYIGAVRTMVVAGNHTTKAYGSTDKSVEVKKPLMVLATLPRKLSPGEKVTLPVTVFAMESKVKNVNISLKLSNGISIVGERTKTLSFPRPDEQITYFELDVSKAKGVSTIEVIATGNGEKSTYKVELDVMNPNPITSIPIDETLESNASKTLGFSTFGITGTNTATVEFSTLPPMDFSRRLQYLIQYPHGCVEQTTSSVFPQLFLGDIFDLTYAKKQQIESNIKNGIIQLGHFQQSNGGLSYWAGERTADDWGTSYAGHFMIEAEKKGYVLPLMFKNNWLKYQKQAARDWRPSYRTYNSDLAQAYRLYTLALAGHADLAAMNRLREFSEISNEAKWRLAAAYALAGQKEASNSISKTANINFLPPKYNYYTYGSVDRNRAMALETMVLTKNSKTRELAQYIAKDLSSNRWMSTQTTAYSLLAMSKMVAANGGKALHISYTINGKTETINSKSAIAQRELKVLDGSNSLSIKNNKDNLIYVRILNSGKLPLGEEIAEQRGLSISLVYKDLKGNKMEISKLQQGQDFVATVSISNMKNESVQNVALTEIFPSGWDIVNTRFTEFGDATTSQARYTDIKDDRVNFYFDLPEKGKYSTKTFNVMLNASYLGTYYLPGIQAEAMYDNEYLVRTKGQWITVEK; encoded by the coding sequence ATGTCATCAAAAAAGCTCCTCGCTATCGTAATATTAATTGCGATTACAATTTCCTGCAAAAAGAAAGAAGTAGAAACCGATAACTTATTTAAGTTTCGAGAATATATAAGCTATACCTCTTCTGGTTTGGTTTCGGTGGCTGATCCCATTCAAATTAATTTGGCAAAAGATGTAGAAGGTTGGGAAATGGGCAAGGAAATTACTTCTGATATCATAACCATTTCTCCGCATGTACAAGGAAAATTAACGACTGCCAACAAGCACACACTACTTTTTACACCCGATGAACATTTAGAACCGTCGACAGAATATAGTGTCACCGTTAAACTAAATGACATTTATAAAAACATCCCCAAAGATTTTAGCAGCTACACATTTCAGTTTAAAACCATTACACCAAATTTTAATATTGTTACCAATAATTTACAATCTTATAGTAAAAATTGGCAGTATTTGGAAGCAGGATTGCGTTCGGCAGATGTCATTTCAATTAAAGATGCAAAAAAAATAGTTGAAGCATTTCAAGAAGACAAAAAACTATCCATTGTATTCAATGAAGCTCATGAATATGCCAAAGTGTTCGAGTTTAAAATTGATAGCATCCACCGTAAAATAAACGACAGCGAAGTCCTTGTAAAGTGGCATGGAAAGGCGATTAAAGCAGATAATAAAGGCGAAAACAACGTATTTATTCCCGGAATAAACAACTTTACTATTATTAATATGGATGTCATTCAAGCCCCAGAGCAACATCTGTCCATTAACTTTTCCGACCCTTTAAAAAAGCAACAAAACTTTGATGGATTGATAACCCTTCAAACAGTAAAAAACCCGAAATATGTGGTAGATGGTAATGTATTGAAAGTATATCCAGAATCTAAATTGACAGGGAATATTCGAGTTGATGTATTCCAGGGTATTTCGAACACCGATGGTTATAAACTTAAAAAACCGTTTTCTGAAATCATTGCTTTTGAAGAATTAAAACCACAAGTACGCTTAATTAGCAACGGCACCATTCTACCAAACTCACAAGAATTAAAATTCAATTTTGAAGCGGTAAACTTAAAAGCTGTAGACGTAAGAATCATTAAAATTTTTCAAAATAATGTGCTTCAGTTTTTGCAAGACAGCGAGTTAAACGGCAGAGATTCTTATGCGATTAGGCAGGTAGGCCGACGCATTGCAAAACAAACCATACAACTTCAAACCGCTGCTGGAAATACTGGAAAGTGGAAAGCGTACAGTATTGATTTATCTAAATTTTTTAATGCAGATGCGGGTGCTATTTATCGGGTGGAACTGAGCTTTAACAAAAGCTATTCGTTATATAATTGCGATGCAAATACGACAACATCAAACACAGAAGGTGATGAATATGAAACATATTACGAAGATGAATACTATGAAGGAAACCAAACAGAAAGCACACCTGAAGAAGAAGAATTACGGGAAGAAGCCTATTGGGACAACCTAACATACCATTACAAAAACTACAACTACAATTGGCGCGAAGAAAACAACCCCTGCCATGACGCATATTATAATGGCTCTAAAATTGTTTCCCAAAACCTATTGGCATCAAATCTGGGCGTTATTGCCAAACAAGGCAGTAATAACTCATACTATTTCGCTGTTACTAATATTTTAACTACCGACCCAGAAGCGAATGCAACTGTAAAACTCTATAACTTTCAACAACAAGAAATAGCAAGTGCGCTAACAGACAACGACGGATTAACCCTTATAGATTTAAACAAAAATGCTGCCTTTGCCATTGTTTCAAAAGGAAAAAATACCACATATATAAAACTCGCCGATGGTAATTCGTTATCGCTAAGTAAATTTGATGTGTCCGGCAATAAACTTCAACGCGGGCTTAAAGGCTACATTTATGGCGAACGTGGGGTTTGGCGACCTGGAGACACACTTCACTTAACGTTTATGCTGAATGATTTTACAAATCCCTTACCAAAAGGCCATCCTGTGAAAATGGAAATTACCGATCCCAACGGTAAATTGGTTTATAAAAACGTCACATCAAACAACCTAAATAACTTTTACAAGTTTACGGTTATAACCTCATCTGAAGATAAAACAGGAAATTACAATGCCAAAGTTTCTGTTGGTGGTGCATCCTTCTATAAAGGTTTAAAAATTGAAACCGTTAAACCCAACCGCCTAAAAATTAAAGTAGATTTTGAAAACGACATTCTTACAAGCAAAGAACCTTTAAAGGGGACTTTGGATGTGAAATGGCTTCATGGCGCACCCGGAAAAAACTTAAAAGCAGAAATTAAGGCAAAATTCAGTAGTTCCCATACCGCTTTCAAAAATTATAAAGAGTATGTTTTTAATGATCCGACAAGACAATTCAACACGGAAGAAAGCACTATTTTTGAAGGTTCTGTGGATGCTGAAGGACTCGCAAAAATCGATAAAAAATTAGAGATTGGTAAAAATGCCCCAGGCATGTTGAACGTTCAGTTTTTAGTGCGTGCTTTTGAAAATGGTGGTGATTTCTCTATGGATGCTTTTACCAAACAATATGCGCCTTACGAGTCGTTTGTTGGCTTACGTGCTCCTAAAGGAAATGCTTATGGTTCATTCTTTACAGATGAAAACCAAACTTTTGATGTGGTAGTGGTAGACGCCAACGGTAAACCCATAAAACGCAATAACCTTGAAGCAAAAGTTTATAAAGTGGAATGGCGCTGGTGGTGGAATTCGTCTTACGATAACCTATCTAGCTATGTGTCCAGCTCCTACCATAAACCATTTCTGAACAGCAAAATCAATACAGATGCTAACGGAAAAGCACAACTAAATATAAAAATTCCAGATAACCAACGTGGTAGATACCTCATTAGAGTTGTTGACCCTATAAGTGGTCATGCTACAGGGCAAACGGCCTATTTTTATAAGAACTGGTATGCCCCAGCTGGCGATAAAGAAGCCGCTAAAATGTTAGTGTTTTCAGCCGACAAAGAACATTATAATGTGGGTGAAACTGCAAAAATTAAATTTAAATCGGGCAGTGAAGGGCGTGCCTTGGTTAGTGTTGAAAACGGCACAGAGGTTTTAAACTACAAATGGGCGAAAACCAAACAAAGTGAAACCACTGTTGAAATTCCTATAACTTCTGAAATGGCGCCCAATGTATTTATCAATATTTCGTTATTGCAACCACATGCCATAACGACCAACGATTTGCCCATTCGTTTGTACGGCATTATTCCAATCATGGTCGAAGACCCTAGCACTAAATTGGAACCTCAGCTGAAAATGCCCCATGTGCTGCAACCCGAACAGGAATTTCAAGTATCTGTTTCAGAAAAAAACAAAAAAGCGATGACTTACACCCTTGCGGTTGTTGAAGAAGGACTATTGGATTTAACACGCTTTAAAACACCAAATGCTTGGGACGAATTTTATACCCGTGAAGCGTTGGGTGTAAAAACCTGGGATATTTTTGATGATGTTATTGGAGCTTACAGCGGAAGCATCGACCAAGTTTTTGCTATTGGTGGTGACGGAAGTGCAGCCGCAGGAAAAAATAAAAAAGCAAACCGATTTAAACCAGTTGTTACTTATTTAGGTCCTTTCTCGTTAAAAGCTGGTGAAAGCAAAACCCATAAAATAAAACTTCCAAATTATATTGGTGCGGTACGCACCATGGTTGTTGCAGGAAACCATACGACCAAAGCGTATGGAAGCACAGATAAATCAGTAGAGGTTAAAAAACCTTTAATGGTATTGGCTACGCTTCCGAGGAAATTAAGTCCAGGAGAAAAAGTAACACTTCCAGTGACCGTTTTTGCTATGGAATCCAAGGTAAAAAATGTGAATATTAGTCTCAAATTAAGCAATGGCATTTCTATCGTTGGAGAAAGAACCAAAACGCTGTCATTTCCTAGACCAGATGAGCAAATAACGTATTTTGAATTAGACGTTAGTAAAGCAAAAGGCGTCAGTACCATTGAAGTGATAGCAACAGGAAATGGTGAAAAGTCAACTTATAAAGTGGAATTGGATGTTATGAACCCAAACCCTATAACCTCTATTCCCATTGATGAAACATTAGAATCCAATGCATCAAAAACTTTAGGGTTTTCAACCTTTGGTATTACAGGAACAAATACTGCAACCGTCGAGTTTTCAACCCTGCCTCCAATGGATTTTTCACGTCGTTTACAATATCTTATCCAATACCCTCATGGATGTGTGGAACAAACCACATCGAGTGTGTTTCCGCAGTTATTTTTAGGAGATATTTTCGATTTAACGTATGCTAAAAAGCAACAAATTGAAAGTAATATTAAAAATGGCATTATTCAATTAGGGCATTTCCAGCAATCAAATGGTGGATTAAGTTATTGGGCTGGAGAACGTACTGCTGATGATTGGGGAACCAGTTATGCCGGTCATTTTATGATTGAGGCAGAGAAAAAAGGGTATGTACTGCCATTAATGTTTAAAAACAATTGGCTAAAATACCAAAAACAAGCTGCTAGAGATTGGCGACCAAGTTATAGAACCTATAATTCCGATTTGGCCCAAGCTTACAGGTTATATACGTTGGCACTTGCTGGACATGCAGATTTAGCCGCCATGAACCGTTTGCGTGAGTTTAGCGAAATTTCCAATGAAGCCAAATGGCGTTTAGCTGCGGCTTATGCTTTGGCAGGACAAAAAGAAGCGAGTAACAGTATTTCAAAAACTGCCAATATAAATTTCTTGCCTCCAAAATATAATTATTACACCTATGGCTCGGTAGATAGAAATCGTGCTATGGCTTTAGAAACCATGGTGTTGACAAAAAATTCCAAAACGCGGGAATTGGCACAATACATCGCTAAAGATTTATCGAGTAACCGTTGGATGAGCACCCAAACCACCGCTTATAGTTTGCTTGCCATGTCAAAAATGGTCGCCGCTAATGGTGGAAAAGCATTACATATAAGCTACACTATTAACGGAAAAACCGAAACTATAAATTCTAAAAGTGCTATTGCCCAACGCGAATTAAAAGTATTAGATGGCTCAAACAGCCTGTCCATAAAAAATAATAAAGACAATTTGATTTATGTCCGTATTTTAAACTCTGGGAAATTACCTTTAGGAGAAGAAATTGCCGAACAACGTGGTTTAAGTATTTCTTTAGTGTATAAAGATTTAAAGGGCAATAAAATGGAGATTTCAAAATTGCAACAAGGGCAAGATTTTGTAGCAACTGTTAGCATTAGTAATATGAAAAATGAAAGCGTACAAAACGTGGCTTTAACAGAAATTTTCCCTTCAGGATGGGACATTGTAAACACACGTTTCACTGAATTTGGCGATGCCACCACAAGTCAGGCACGTTATACAGATATTAAAGATGATCGAGTGAATTTCTATTTTGATTTACCTGAAAAAGGAAAATACAGCACAAAAACTTTTAATGTGATGCTGAATGCCTCGTATTTAGGAACCTATTATTTACCGGGCATTCAAGCTGAAGCAATGTATGATAATGAGTATTTGGTGAGAACAAAAGGACAATGGATAACGGTTGAAAAGTAA
- the pbpC gene encoding penicillin-binding protein 1C — protein sequence MNKITTYIKRHKIKSAIIAVILIAYYFCLPRQLFKDPTATVITSADNELLGAQIADDGQWRFPQNDNLPEKFKTCILQFEDEYFYKHPGFNPVSIFKALRDNLKSNSVKRGGSTITQQVIRLSRKGQKRTYFEKAIEIILATRLELRASKNHILAYYSSNAPFGGNVVGLDAASWRYFNRNANELSWAESATLAVLPNAPSLIYPGKNQERLIKKRNRLLKKLLENEIIDSLTYNLSIAESLAQKPYPLPQIAPHLLQKVSQLHKGKRIQTSIDMRLQERVNYVIKTHYNQLSQNEIYNAAVLVLDVKTRKVMAYVGNTPTDKAHEKDVDVIDKPRSTGSILKPFLYTAMLDAGDILPHTLVADVPTQFGSYNPENYNKTYDGAVPASRALSRSLNVPSVRMLQEFGLDRFHHYLKVLQLKDLKYHANHYGLSLILGGAESNLWDLCKSYAALSSTLNHFSETSSEYYTNEFCEPTFLVSETIDFGKKTTDKTLFDAASIYLTYESLKEVNRPEGDESWEFFDGSKQIAWKTGTSFGFRDAWAIGTTKDYVVGVWVGNADGEGRPGLVGVQAAAPILFDVFDLLPKSDWFSKPYDEMQEVSICKKSGYRASPNCDDLEERFIQLSGLKTKACPFHILVHLDTSETYQVNSSCEELSRIKNKSWFVLPPTMAYYYKTKNPFYKPLPKFKSDCLRDNAITMEFIYPEENNSIFLPKDFDEKPNDLILKIAHSKPDATLFWYLNETFIGSTKDIHELAIIPKEGKHIITVVDEFGNEAKRRITITK from the coding sequence GTGAACAAAATAACTACTTACATTAAACGTCATAAAATAAAGTCGGCAATAATTGCCGTCATTTTAATTGCTTATTATTTCTGTTTACCAAGGCAACTTTTTAAAGACCCAACAGCAACAGTAATTACCAGTGCCGACAATGAACTTTTAGGAGCGCAAATTGCTGACGATGGGCAATGGCGGTTTCCTCAAAACGATAACCTTCCAGAGAAATTCAAAACCTGTATCCTTCAATTTGAAGATGAATATTTTTATAAGCATCCTGGTTTTAACCCTGTTTCTATTTTTAAAGCGTTGCGAGATAACCTAAAATCCAACAGCGTAAAACGTGGAGGTAGCACCATAACGCAGCAAGTTATTCGCTTATCAAGAAAAGGTCAAAAACGTACTTATTTTGAAAAAGCCATCGAAATTATTCTTGCTACAAGATTAGAATTAAGAGCATCAAAAAACCACATTTTGGCATATTACAGCAGCAACGCGCCTTTTGGTGGCAATGTCGTGGGGTTGGATGCTGCTTCATGGCGTTACTTTAATAGAAATGCCAATGAGTTATCTTGGGCAGAAAGCGCTACACTTGCCGTTTTACCGAATGCTCCAAGTCTTATTTATCCTGGAAAGAATCAAGAACGGTTAATTAAAAAAAGAAATCGGCTGCTTAAAAAACTTTTAGAAAATGAAATCATCGATTCGTTAACCTATAATCTGTCAATCGCTGAAAGTTTAGCTCAAAAACCATATCCATTACCACAAATAGCACCTCATTTGTTACAAAAAGTATCGCAATTACATAAGGGAAAACGGATACAGACCAGCATTGATATGCGCTTACAAGAACGTGTTAACTATGTTATAAAAACCCATTACAATCAATTAAGCCAAAATGAAATTTATAATGCTGCTGTACTGGTTTTAGATGTGAAAACCAGAAAAGTGATGGCGTATGTTGGCAATACCCCAACAGACAAAGCCCATGAAAAAGATGTAGATGTTATTGATAAACCCCGAAGTACCGGAAGTATTTTAAAACCATTTCTTTATACTGCCATGTTGGATGCTGGTGATATTTTACCGCACACATTAGTTGCCGATGTTCCCACGCAATTTGGGAGTTACAACCCTGAAAATTATAACAAAACTTATGATGGTGCAGTTCCTGCAAGTCGCGCCTTATCACGCTCGTTGAATGTTCCTTCGGTTCGTATGCTTCAGGAATTTGGGTTAGACCGCTTTCATCATTACTTAAAAGTACTTCAGCTTAAAGATTTAAAATACCATGCCAATCACTATGGCCTCTCGCTTATTCTCGGTGGTGCCGAAAGTAATCTGTGGGATTTATGCAAAAGTTATGCAGCATTGTCATCAACATTAAATCACTTTTCTGAAACCTCAAGCGAATATTACACCAACGAGTTTTGTGAACCCACTTTTTTAGTTTCGGAAACCATTGACTTCGGAAAGAAAACAACAGACAAAACACTTTTTGATGCCGCTTCCATTTATTTAACTTATGAAAGTTTAAAAGAAGTGAATAGACCGGAAGGCGATGAAAGTTGGGAATTTTTTGATGGCTCTAAACAAATTGCTTGGAAAACAGGCACCAGTTTCGGCTTTCGCGATGCTTGGGCTATTGGCACCACTAAAGATTATGTTGTAGGCGTTTGGGTAGGAAATGCCGATGGCGAAGGCAGACCCGGTTTGGTAGGCGTACAAGCAGCAGCTCCCATTTTATTTGACGTGTTTGACTTATTGCCAAAAAGCGACTGGTTTTCAAAACCTTATGATGAAATGCAAGAAGTCTCAATTTGCAAAAAAAGTGGTTATAGAGCGTCTCCTAATTGTGATGATCTTGAAGAACGTTTTATTCAGTTAAGTGGATTAAAAACCAAAGCCTGTCCGTTTCATATTTTGGTACATTTAGATACTTCTGAAACATATCAGGTAAACTCATCGTGCGAAGAACTTAGTCGCATTAAAAACAAATCGTGGTTTGTGCTGCCTCCTACAATGGCCTATTATTACAAAACCAAAAACCCCTTTTACAAACCTTTACCCAAGTTTAAAAGCGATTGTTTGAGAGATAATGCCATTACTATGGAATTTATTTATCCAGAGGAAAATAACAGCATTTTTTTACCTAAGGATTTTGATGAAAAACCCAATGACTTGATTCTAAAAATAGCGCATTCCAAACCAGATGCAACCCTATTTTGGTATTTAAATGAAACGTTTATTGGAAGCACAAAAGACATCCATGAGTTGGCTATAATTCCTAAAGAAGGCAAACATATCATTACCGTTGTTGATGAATTTGGAAATGAGGCAAAAAGAAGAATCACTATTACCAAATAA